The genomic window ATACCCGAAGGGACCCCGAACGGCAAGATGCCAGTCCTCGATACCATCATCGCGAGCACCCGTGCGACCCTCCCGGCCCTGCAGGCCCGCCAGGCGGAGCTTGAGCACGCCGCGGCCTTCGCCCCGACGCCCCCTTCCTTCGTCCACGCCCTGCGCCGGCCGACCGTCGCCCTGATCGCCGAAGTGAAGCGCCGCTCACCGTCGGCGGGGGCTATCAACACCGGTCTCGACCCGACCACGCTCGCCCAGGCGTATGCGGCGGGCGGGGCGGCGGCCATCTCCGTCCTGACCGACGGGCCGTTCTTTGGCGGCTCGTTAGCCGACCTCGAGGAGGTCACCCGGGCGGTCGTGGTTCCAGCGCTCCGGAAGGATTTCATCCTCGATCGCTGCCAATTGCTCGAAGCCCGCGCTTCCGGGGCGTCTGCTGTGCTCCTGATCGTGCGTGTCCTGGACGATGCCACCCTCCGATCCCTT from Gemmatimonadota bacterium includes these protein-coding regions:
- the trpC gene encoding indole-3-glycerol phosphate synthase TrpC, whose amino-acid sequence is MPVLDTIIASTRATLPALQARQAELEHAAAFAPTPPSFVHALRRPTVALIAEVKRRSPSAGAINTGLDPTTLAQAYAAGGAAAISVLTDGPFFGGSLADLEEVTRAVVVPALRKDFILDRCQLLEARASGASAVLLIVRVLDDATLRSLHRAADDLGLGVLVETHTAVEIRRAIDAGAEVIGVNARDLDDFSIDRDAAWRLLTEVPSTLIAVAESGMASPADVETAADAGADAVLIGGALAAHGTPEAAARSMAGIARRGR